CTGGCAAACGATCCCCTGCCTCATTCCTGGGAAGTTACATCTGACTCCATCGCAGCATGGGTGGCAAAAAACCTCAGGCTCGATCTTCTCGTGCTCAAATCCACAGACGGTATACAAGTCGGGGGGGTTTTGCAGGATCAGATATCAGAGTCGCTGCAAACCGGGGTCGTTGACCCGTTTTTTATTCCGTTTGTGCTCGAAAACAGGATACATACAACAATAATCAGGGGATCCGACCCGGAACGATTACGGAATTTTCTCAAGGGCCTGCCCGTACCAGGAACAACAATTGGTACAACCTTTTAAAGGTATTAAAAGAGATACTATAGGAATCCTTGGAGGAGCAATAATGTCTGATAAGAAATGTACATCCTGCAACGCTCCGCTTGCAGAAGAGGGTGCAACGGAATTCGGTTGCCCCGCGTGCGGTGTTGAGATCAACCGGTGCTACCGGTGCCGGGAACAGAGCATTCCCTACATCTGCCCAAAATGCGGATTCGGGGGACCGTAAAACATGGGCAGTGTCGCAGTTATCATGAGGGTCATGCCCGAGTCACCTGAAGTGAACCTCGGAGAACTCAAAAAAATGCTCAAAGAGAAATTA
Above is a window of uncultured Methanoregula sp. DNA encoding:
- a CDS encoding zinc finger domain-containing protein, which produces MSDKKCTSCNAPLAEEGATEFGCPACGVEINRCYRCREQSIPYICPKCGFGGP